CCCATCTTTCGGCGGTACTTGTTGATGTCGGCCCCGACACCATCCGTGACTACGCCGACTCGGCCGAGGGCATCACCACGCTCACGAACCGCACCTGCTGGGGTGAGAGCACGGCCGGCGACAGCGCGTGCTTCCTCGCAACTCAGGCCAAGACGAAGGCAGTCGACTACAACGTCGTCAGCCGCGGCTGGGCCGACCTCGGCAACTACGCCTCCGCCACGAAGGGCGTACCGCTCACCCCGGGCAAGGCGTACACCATCACCCTCGACCTGGCGGCGACCGACCACGTCGTCCCGGCCGGACACCGCCTCGCCCTGATCGTCGCGGGCACGGACAAGGACCTCATCGATCCGCCGTCCACCACCCCGACCCTCGCCCTGAACCTGTCGCGCACCTCGGCCCAACTCCCGCTCGTCGGGGGCGCGTCGGCGTTCGCGAAGGCCACGGCGGGCGGCAGGTCCGTGGCATCCGACACCGAGACCCTGGACGGCGTGCGGGCACCGCGTTCCGTGCAGCGGATACCGGGCGACTGACCGCCGATCGACGGCTCGACGGGGGTGACGGAGCGAGTGGGCTCCGCCACCCCCGTCGGGGTCGGCCACGCGCGGTGGCCGAACTCCTCAGGCCGCTCCGGCCAATTCCGCCGCCTCCCGCGCGCACCCCCACGCCACCGTGATCCCCGCCCCGCCGTGACCGTAGTTGTGCACCAACACCCGCCCGTCCCGCAGTACTTCACGCTCCAGCCGCACCGAGGGCCGCGCGGGCCTGAGCCCCACCCGGTGTTCCAGCACGCGCGCGCCGGCGATCTCCGGCCGTATCGCCGCGCAGCGGGCGATGATCGCCTCGGCGGTCGCGGGGTCGGGCGTCATCGACCACGCGTCCTCCTCGGCCGTGCCGCCCAGGATCAGCCCGCCCGGCTGCGGGAAGAAGTACGTGGACGTGTCGGCCGAGTGGCCGACGGACGTCAGCCAGGTCGTGATCCCCGGGTTCTCCACGACGACCAGCTGCCCGCGCACCGGCCGCACCGAGCGATCGGGCACGAGGTCCAGGGAGTCAAGACCCGTGCAGTTGACCACGACGGCCGCCGGCACCTCCGTCAGATCCACCACGGACTGCTCCTCGACGGTCCCGCCCAGCTCCATGAACCGCCCCCGCAGCCACGGCAGATGGGCCGGCATGTCGATCAGCGGCAACCGCGCCCACAGCCCGCCGCCCGCGTACTCCTCGGCCAGCGCCGGCCGCAGCCCCGGCACCCGGGCCGCCCACGGCCCCAGCTCGTCCAACCGGGTCTCACCCTGTACGCCCTCGACCATGCGTACGCCCGTCTCCTCGGGCCGCGCCGCCAACTCCTCGTACACGACGAGGGATTGGAGCGCCCACTCGCCGACGAGCACCTCCGGCTCGATCCGGTACGGCCACCACAGCGCGCCCGCGACCGCCGAGGTCGTCAGCTCGACCGGCTCCCGCGTCCACACCCGCACCCGGGCACCGCGCTCCGCCAGCACGACGGCCGTCGTCAACCCGATGACGCCCCCGCCGACCACGATCACATCGCCACTCATGCCGCTCTCCATGCGCGGACGGTAGCGGAATACGCCATGCGGTGCTCAGATCCCCGCGCGCTGGGGATACTCACAGCATGTCTGCCGAATACGCCGCCTTCGGCCTGGCACCGGCGATGCGTGCCGGTGAAGTCCTCGCGGACGGCGGCTACCAGGTGCACCGCGACTTCGTCGACTTCATCGTCGACGGCCGCCCGCTGCTGTTCCAGCTCACCGACCTGGACGCCGTCTCCCCGCTCGCCTCCGACGTCCCGCCCGCGATCTTCACCGCCCAGGTCCGCAG
The nucleotide sequence above comes from Streptomyces sp. N50. Encoded proteins:
- a CDS encoding FAD-dependent oxidoreductase codes for the protein MSGDVIVVGGGVIGLTTAVVLAERGARVRVWTREPVELTTSAVAGALWWPYRIEPEVLVGEWALQSLVVYEELAARPEETGVRMVEGVQGETRLDELGPWAARVPGLRPALAEEYAGGGLWARLPLIDMPAHLPWLRGRFMELGGTVEEQSVVDLTEVPAAVVVNCTGLDSLDLVPDRSVRPVRGQLVVVENPGITTWLTSVGHSADTSTYFFPQPGGLILGGTAEEDAWSMTPDPATAEAIIARCAAIRPEIAGARVLEHRVGLRPARPSVRLEREVLRDGRVLVHNYGHGGAGITVAWGCAREAAELAGAA